The following proteins come from a genomic window of Gimesia chilikensis:
- the carA gene encoding glutamine-hydrolyzing carbamoyl-phosphate synthase small subunit: MQKTAKLALADGSVFTGTAFGADGEVHGEVVFNTSMTGYQEILTDPSYCGQIVTMTYPQIGNYGIAPEDIESGGIALQGFIVRELCEIPSNYRSTQTLDEYLKAAGVIGLQGIDTRALVRKIRTSGAMTGVLSTVDLDDESLVKKAQSSPQLVGQDLVSKVLPAEAREWDEGLHPLAHSSSTHSLSGKSITNMAEGEDQAESNYHIVAIDYGMKWNIPRHLKQLGCRVTILPGNCTAEDVLAFNPDGVFLSNGPGDPEPLTYAIETIRNLMGKVPIFGICLGHQLLGLACGCKTFKLKFGHRGANQPVLNHDTKQVEITSQNHGFAIDPETMPDDVEVTHTNMNDDTVAGLRHKTHAAFSVQYHPEASAGPHDSHYLFKQFFDSICQTRVSS, from the coding sequence ATGCAGAAAACAGCGAAGTTAGCCCTTGCCGATGGCAGCGTATTCACAGGGACGGCTTTTGGTGCGGACGGAGAAGTCCACGGTGAAGTTGTGTTCAACACGAGCATGACCGGGTACCAGGAAATCCTGACCGACCCCTCTTATTGCGGACAGATCGTCACCATGACCTATCCGCAGATCGGGAACTACGGCATCGCCCCCGAAGATATTGAGTCCGGCGGAATCGCTCTGCAGGGCTTCATCGTTCGTGAGCTCTGCGAAATTCCCAGCAACTATCGCTCGACACAGACTCTTGATGAATACCTCAAAGCCGCAGGCGTCATCGGACTGCAGGGAATCGACACCCGCGCCCTGGTGCGGAAGATCCGAACCTCCGGCGCCATGACCGGCGTCCTCTCCACGGTCGATCTGGATGATGAATCGCTGGTCAAAAAAGCCCAGAGCAGCCCGCAACTCGTCGGCCAGGATCTGGTCAGCAAAGTTCTGCCTGCAGAAGCCCGCGAATGGGATGAAGGCCTGCATCCGCTGGCCCACAGCAGTTCGACTCACTCCCTCTCCGGAAAATCCATCACCAACATGGCCGAAGGGGAAGATCAGGCGGAAAGCAATTACCACATCGTCGCCATCGATTACGGCATGAAGTGGAACATCCCACGTCACCTGAAACAGCTCGGCTGCCGCGTAACGATTCTCCCCGGAAACTGCACCGCGGAAGACGTTCTCGCCTTCAACCCGGACGGCGTCTTCCTCTCCAACGGCCCCGGAGACCCGGAACCATTGACCTACGCCATTGAGACGATTCGTAACCTCATGGGCAAAGTTCCCATCTTCGGGATCTGCCTCGGACACCAGTTGCTCGGACTCGCCTGCGGTTGCAAGACCTTCAAGCTCAAGTTCGGACACCGGGGCGCAAATCAGCCGGTTCTCAATCATGACACGAAACAGGTGGAAATCACCTCGCAGAACCACGGTTTTGCCATCGATCCTGAAACCATGCCGGACGATGTCGAAGTCACCCACACCAACATGAACGACGACACTGTCGCCGGGCTCCGCCACAAAACCCATGCTGCCTTCAGCGTGCAATATCACCCTGAAGCATCGGCCGGCCCCCACGACAGCCATTACCTGTTCAAACAGTTTTTTGACAGCATCTGTCAAACACGGGTTTCTTCCTGA
- a CDS encoding ArsR/SmtB family transcription factor: protein MATNLVDPPQEGTTQRFPTLPDHLEKNLVKVFKLLSDETRLRIMLYLAQEEELFVTALCERLNQSQPAVSHHLALLRDAGLIEARRDGKHNFYSICRTHFHAIMAELFNSFNDPNENIIRIDNFVLTQDLS from the coding sequence ATGGCCACAAATCTTGTGGATCCGCCCCAGGAAGGAACGACCCAGCGTTTTCCGACGCTGCCAGATCATCTGGAGAAAAACCTCGTTAAAGTTTTCAAACTGCTGTCCGATGAAACGCGACTGCGGATTATGCTTTATCTGGCCCAGGAAGAAGAATTATTCGTAACTGCCTTGTGTGAAAGGCTGAATCAGAGCCAGCCGGCTGTGAGCCACCACCTCGCACTCCTTCGCGACGCAGGCTTAATTGAAGCACGCCGCGACGGCAAACACAACTTCTATTCGATCTGCCGGACCCATTTTCACGCGATCATGGCTGAACTGTTCAACAGTTTTAATGATCCGAATGAGAACATTATCCGCATCGATAATTTCGTCCTCACCCAGGACCTGAGCTGA
- a CDS encoding SDR family NAD(P)-dependent oxidoreductase gives MSVSAFCDLTGKKAMVTGSSSGIGKAIALELAEAGADVLIHYRNSSLAAEAVVEEIRSRGRESEMLSLDLAHQEKYDDFINRAFQKWGTLDIWVNNAGVDLLTGDQAKLGYDAKLEKLFDIDVRGTVLLSREVGRRMSEQGHGCILNIGWDQSDRGMEGASGELFATSKNAIMGFSRSLAVSLAPKVRVNCIAPGWILTAWGESASEVWQERVKQETPMDCWGTPQDIANMARFLCSREAAYITGQVINVNGGAVR, from the coding sequence GTGTCTGTCTCTGCGTTCTGCGATTTGACCGGTAAGAAAGCAATGGTGACCGGGTCCTCTTCCGGCATCGGAAAAGCGATTGCGCTGGAGCTGGCTGAGGCGGGGGCGGACGTGCTGATCCATTATCGGAATTCGTCCCTGGCAGCAGAAGCGGTGGTGGAAGAGATCCGGAGTCGCGGACGGGAATCGGAGATGCTCTCCCTCGACCTGGCTCATCAGGAAAAGTATGACGATTTTATAAATCGCGCTTTTCAGAAATGGGGGACATTGGACATTTGGGTGAATAACGCGGGCGTCGATCTGCTGACGGGAGACCAGGCCAAACTGGGGTATGATGCGAAACTCGAAAAACTATTCGATATCGATGTGCGGGGAACCGTTCTGCTGTCGCGTGAAGTGGGACGTCGCATGAGCGAACAGGGTCATGGCTGTATACTGAATATCGGCTGGGACCAGTCGGATCGGGGAATGGAAGGGGCCAGTGGTGAGCTGTTCGCGACCAGCAAGAATGCGATCATGGGTTTCAGTCGTTCGCTGGCGGTCTCGCTGGCACCGAAGGTTCGCGTGAACTGTATTGCGCCCGGCTGGATTCTGACGGCCTGGGGGGAATCGGCGAGTGAAGTCTGGCAGGAGCGGGTCAAACAGGAAACCCCGATGGACTGCTGGGGAACTCCCCAGGACATCGCCAACATGGCGCGGTTTCTCTGCAGTCGGGAAGCGGCTTATATCACCGGACAGGTCATCAATGTGAATGGGGGCGCCGTTCGCTAA
- a CDS encoding PVC-type heme-binding CxxCH protein, whose product MTGLSPARLLASVLSFSAVCCLSSLATAEIEPPRSLDPRIKIELFAAEPDIVTVTGLTVDQRGRVFVVESHTHFRPENYEGPKTDRIRLLEDTTGDGRADLIQTFYEGSTETMNVAAHPDGWIYVATRSSIFRLRDKDDDGTADLRQNLVQLETTATYPHNGFSGFAFDFFNNIYFGMGENEGADAELVGDFGNIYFTLGQNYGDDATLVGKGSVRIPALRGEGGVFRCRTDGSRLERIATGFWNPFHLCFDVYGRMFVGDNDPGNRPPCRLLTIVQGGDYGYRRRTLEPFIAVNAETPGTLPMTSSTGESPTGVISYESDQLPADYRGDLLVASWGEHRIDRYHLTPDGASFKTSTQPVIAGEEYFRPAGIAVGPDGCLYVGDWADRSYPLHGKGRVWKISAVKPELSPRDNQLTSPDWQQRQNAARNLLAQKKPGIDQLQASLGNTDPRVRAVALNALVSVNKLTPAHIAVLLKDKEPGIREQAVAILPADQVDFAQVAREDQSPLVQAAALRRISNKQSLPLLFEHLQNSDPFMQQAAREGLRQTLTNIELAELFSQNDDSAVRLAAIFLLKESNTPADDNLLKQALKDHNPDVRFVAVEWIGRDQLKQFRETLVADLASQATTPDLLKAYLASIAQLDGVMKDWTRGTTGDWWVTKSQAQQLAARLLDLPETSPEVLKQILLFLPAKHPALSEAKLTSLTQSTDAGVRTEAIRSLRDLKTKTARQQLLQLANNSKADANLRAEAIIGLSATQPENVKPLLKLAADTNPTVANEALRTLRGASLNPSQQTTLKQLAAENYAAAALVQRVLNQSPAETKPNRDELSAWLQTLAGPADPRAGQRLFFHPQGPGCFRCHQIDGRGQQVGPGLIRTNGRIALNRERLVEAIINPSKDIDPGFLPLTIVTIDGQTASGIYHKHNNKERSIYDSNGKIRSFKIDEIEEMVPSKTSIMPNGLVDQMTLQEFRDLIAYLLPESNSKSKPGSE is encoded by the coding sequence ATGACCGGTCTTTCCCCAGCCCGACTGTTGGCTTCCGTTCTATCGTTCTCCGCTGTCTGCTGCCTCTCTTCCCTGGCAACAGCGGAGATCGAACCGCCGCGCTCGCTCGATCCGCGGATCAAGATTGAACTTTTCGCTGCCGAACCGGACATCGTCACTGTCACCGGCCTCACCGTTGACCAGCGGGGACGCGTCTTTGTCGTCGAAAGTCACACTCACTTTCGCCCCGAGAATTACGAGGGTCCCAAAACCGACCGGATTCGATTACTGGAGGACACCACGGGCGATGGTCGCGCCGACCTGATTCAGACATTCTACGAAGGCTCGACAGAAACCATGAACGTCGCCGCCCATCCGGATGGCTGGATCTACGTCGCCACCCGCAGTTCCATTTTCCGACTGCGAGACAAAGACGACGACGGCACAGCGGACCTACGCCAGAATCTGGTTCAACTGGAAACCACCGCCACCTATCCACACAACGGCTTCTCAGGCTTTGCATTCGACTTCTTTAACAACATCTATTTTGGCATGGGAGAAAACGAAGGAGCCGACGCCGAACTCGTGGGCGACTTCGGCAATATCTATTTCACCCTCGGCCAGAATTATGGAGACGATGCAACACTCGTCGGCAAAGGCAGTGTCCGTATTCCCGCTCTGCGCGGAGAAGGAGGAGTCTTCCGCTGTCGCACTGATGGCAGCCGCCTCGAACGGATTGCCACCGGCTTCTGGAATCCTTTCCACCTCTGCTTCGATGTCTACGGCCGCATGTTTGTTGGCGATAATGATCCCGGTAATCGTCCCCCCTGTCGCCTGCTGACCATCGTTCAGGGAGGTGACTATGGCTACCGGCGTCGCACACTCGAACCCTTTATCGCCGTCAACGCCGAAACCCCGGGCACCCTGCCCATGACCTCTTCTACCGGCGAGTCTCCTACGGGGGTCATTTCCTACGAATCCGACCAGCTCCCCGCCGACTATCGCGGCGACCTGCTGGTGGCCAGCTGGGGCGAACACCGCATCGACCGCTACCACCTCACCCCCGATGGTGCCTCGTTCAAAACCTCCACGCAACCAGTCATCGCCGGCGAAGAATACTTCCGTCCCGCGGGCATCGCTGTTGGCCCCGACGGCTGCCTGTATGTCGGCGACTGGGCCGACCGCTCTTACCCCCTGCATGGCAAAGGCCGCGTCTGGAAAATCAGTGCCGTGAAACCGGAACTGTCTCCCCGCGACAATCAACTGACTTCCCCCGACTGGCAACAGCGTCAGAACGCGGCTCGTAATCTACTCGCGCAGAAGAAGCCTGGCATCGACCAGCTCCAGGCATCCCTCGGCAACACGGATCCGCGCGTTCGAGCCGTCGCCTTGAATGCCTTGGTCAGCGTCAACAAATTGACGCCTGCACACATCGCCGTCCTGCTTAAAGACAAAGAACCCGGCATCCGCGAACAGGCCGTCGCGATTCTTCCCGCCGACCAGGTCGACTTCGCACAGGTCGCCCGGGAAGATCAGTCCCCCCTCGTCCAGGCTGCAGCCCTCAGACGCATCTCAAACAAACAGAGCCTGCCCCTGCTTTTCGAGCATCTGCAGAATAGTGATCCGTTCATGCAGCAGGCCGCCCGTGAAGGGCTACGACAGACACTGACCAACATAGAGCTCGCTGAGTTGTTCTCCCAGAACGACGATTCCGCCGTCCGCCTGGCAGCGATTTTTCTGCTCAAAGAGAGCAACACCCCAGCCGATGACAACCTGCTCAAACAGGCTCTCAAAGATCACAATCCCGATGTGCGATTCGTCGCCGTCGAATGGATCGGACGCGATCAGCTTAAACAGTTCCGCGAAACACTGGTCGCCGACCTCGCCAGTCAGGCTACGACCCCCGACCTGCTCAAAGCCTACCTGGCTTCCATCGCGCAGCTCGATGGCGTGATGAAAGACTGGACGCGGGGCACGACAGGCGACTGGTGGGTCACTAAATCACAGGCACAGCAACTGGCCGCCCGCCTGCTGGATCTTCCCGAAACGTCGCCTGAAGTGTTAAAACAGATTCTACTCTTCCTGCCCGCGAAACATCCCGCTTTGAGTGAAGCCAAACTGACCTCGCTGACACAATCCACTGATGCGGGAGTCCGTACCGAAGCCATCCGCAGTCTTCGTGATCTCAAAACGAAAACCGCCCGTCAGCAACTGCTGCAGCTCGCCAATAATTCAAAAGCCGATGCCAACCTCCGCGCGGAAGCCATCATCGGCCTCTCTGCCACTCAACCTGAGAATGTCAAACCTCTGCTCAAGCTGGCTGCTGACACTAACCCGACCGTCGCCAACGAAGCCCTGCGAACCCTGCGTGGTGCTTCACTCAACCCATCACAACAGACAACGCTAAAACAGCTGGCTGCAGAGAACTACGCGGCCGCCGCTCTCGTGCAGCGGGTTCTGAATCAAAGTCCTGCAGAAACAAAACCGAACCGGGACGAACTCTCCGCGTGGCTGCAGACCCTCGCCGGTCCCGCAGACCCCCGCGCCGGTCAGCGTCTCTTCTTTCATCCCCAGGGCCCCGGCTGCTTCCGTTGTCATCAGATCGACGGTCGCGGACAACAGGTGGGTCCCGGTCTGATTCGCACCAACGGTCGTATCGCTTTGAACCGGGAACGTCTGGTCGAAGCGATCATCAATCCCAGTAAAGATATTGACCCGGGCTTTCTCCCACTGACGATCGTCACCATCGACGGTCAGACCGCCTCGGGCATTTATCATAAACACAACAACAAAGAACGTTCGATTTACGACTCCAACGGGAAAATCCGTTCGTTCAAAATCGACGAGATCGAAGAAATGGTCCCTTCCAAAACCTCGATCATGCCTAACGGCCTGGTGGACCAGATGACGCTCCAGGAATTTCGTGATCTAATTGCCTACCTGCTGCCGGAATCGAATTCGAAGTCGAAACCCGGTTCCGAGTAA
- a CDS encoding alpha/beta hydrolase produces the protein MNFRFTIALIACTLAAATQFAGFESSSPLRAAEQKQKKKANSPKTGWKPLKDAEFKVYKKTDQGDLHLNIFKPADWKPSDSRPAVVFFFGGGWRSGNPSQFEPHCRYLASRGMVACAAEYRIKSKHDTTPFECVADGKSAVRWIREHAAELGIDPNRIVAGGGSAGGHVAACTGTVTGFDEPNENKKISSVPNAMALFNPVVDTTETGWKGGPQQLGERCKEISPIHFVRKGTPPTIIFHGTGDTTVLFENVERFTDQMKQKGNRCELIAYPDQPHGFFNLSRNKKNYEDTIVKLDAFLTSLGYLPPQK, from the coding sequence ATGAATTTCCGTTTCACAATCGCGCTCATCGCTTGTACCCTCGCAGCCGCAACGCAATTCGCGGGCTTCGAGTCCTCTTCTCCCCTCCGGGCAGCAGAACAGAAACAGAAAAAGAAAGCCAACTCCCCCAAGACCGGCTGGAAACCGCTCAAGGATGCGGAATTCAAAGTCTATAAAAAAACCGACCAGGGCGATCTGCATCTGAATATTTTCAAACCCGCTGACTGGAAACCCAGCGACTCCCGACCTGCGGTTGTCTTCTTCTTCGGAGGAGGCTGGCGGAGTGGCAATCCCAGTCAATTTGAACCTCACTGTCGTTACCTCGCTTCACGTGGCATGGTCGCCTGCGCGGCCGAATACCGCATCAAATCCAAGCACGACACCACCCCCTTCGAATGCGTCGCCGATGGAAAATCAGCTGTCCGCTGGATTCGCGAACACGCTGCAGAACTGGGAATTGATCCCAATCGCATCGTTGCCGGAGGTGGTTCGGCCGGTGGACACGTCGCCGCCTGCACGGGCACTGTGACCGGTTTCGATGAACCGAACGAAAATAAAAAGATCTCTTCCGTCCCCAATGCGATGGCTCTGTTCAACCCGGTCGTTGACACCACCGAAACCGGCTGGAAAGGGGGACCGCAACAGCTCGGAGAACGTTGCAAGGAAATCTCTCCCATCCATTTCGTGCGGAAGGGCACCCCACCTACGATTATTTTCCACGGCACCGGCGATACAACAGTACTTTTCGAAAACGTCGAACGCTTTACTGATCAGATGAAGCAGAAAGGTAACCGCTGTGAGCTCATCGCTTACCCGGATCAACCGCACGGTTTCTTCAACCTGAGTCGTAACAAAAAGAACTACGAAGACACCATCGTAAAACTGGACGCGTTTCTGACCTCGCTGGGCTACCTGCCTCCTCAGAAATAA
- a CDS encoding sialate O-acetylesterase, producing the protein MKIKLLLSVALFMGLFTVLSTTRAEENASQLPPKEKFEIYLLIGQSNMAGRGKVDPATNKAHPRVLKLDKQGKWVPATDPLHFDKPKIAGVGPGSGFGPVIAEAKPGVTIGLIPAAVGGTPLSRWVKGGDLYERAVKLAKENQKYGEIKGAIWHQGEGDSSNPKLYNSYQNRLSGMIADLRKDLNEPDMPFVMGELGEFFTRPGAETVNKSLHGIAETVPATAVASSKGLPAKSDQVHFNAEAEREFGKRYAAQMLKLQQQAAEK; encoded by the coding sequence ATGAAAATTAAACTGCTGTTGAGTGTGGCCCTGTTCATGGGGCTGTTTACGGTTCTGAGTACAACCCGGGCGGAAGAGAACGCGTCCCAGTTACCTCCCAAAGAAAAATTTGAAATCTATCTGCTGATCGGACAGTCAAACATGGCTGGGCGGGGGAAAGTCGATCCCGCGACTAATAAGGCGCATCCCCGGGTGTTGAAACTCGACAAGCAGGGAAAATGGGTGCCGGCCACCGATCCGTTGCACTTCGATAAACCCAAGATTGCCGGCGTGGGTCCCGGTTCCGGATTTGGTCCCGTGATTGCGGAAGCAAAGCCGGGCGTGACGATTGGCCTGATTCCCGCAGCCGTGGGGGGAACGCCCCTCAGTCGCTGGGTCAAAGGGGGCGATTTGTATGAGCGTGCCGTCAAGCTGGCGAAAGAGAATCAGAAGTATGGCGAGATCAAAGGTGCGATCTGGCACCAGGGGGAAGGGGATTCTTCCAATCCCAAGTTGTATAACTCATACCAGAATCGACTCTCGGGCATGATCGCGGATTTGCGCAAAGATCTGAACGAACCGGACATGCCGTTCGTTATGGGAGAACTGGGGGAGTTTTTCACACGCCCCGGTGCCGAGACCGTCAACAAGTCGCTGCATGGAATTGCAGAGACGGTGCCTGCTACCGCGGTGGCCTCTTCAAAAGGTCTGCCTGCGAAAAGCGATCAGGTGCACTTCAATGCGGAAGCAGAGCGAGAGTTCGGCAAGCGTTATGCGGCACAGATGCTGAAACTGCAGCAGCAGGCTGCTGAGAAGTAA
- a CDS encoding DUF1501 domain-containing protein: protein MNPMQEHLSQITRRHFFKAGGLGLGTAALASLEANRQPLQAANPESQTIGGLPDIPHFAPKAKRAIYLFMAGSPSQIDTLDYKPELDKLFDKDLPESVRQGQRLTTMTSGQSRFPLAPSKFKFTKHDNGGDGAWVSELLPHTAGIVKDISIVRSLWTEAINHDPAITYICTGNQLPGRASLGSWLSYGLGSMNENLPAFVVLTSTWSGRQQAQALYNRLWGSGFLPSKYSGVSLRSQGDPVLFLSNPPGVSAKLRRRMLDTLSQVNQNEYESIGDPEIQTRISQYEMAFRMQTSVPELTDITKETKATLDMYGPEVHKPGTFAYHCLLARRMAERGVRFSQIFHRGWDQHANIAGDLPKQCKDIDQPAAALVKDLKQRGMLDDTLVIWGGEFGRTVYCQGKLSRENYGRDHHPRCFSVWMAGGGIKKGQVYGSTDDFSYNIVDKPVHIHDFNATILQCLGIDHRKLTYKFQGLDQRLTGVEEHHPVKDILA, encoded by the coding sequence ATGAATCCCATGCAGGAACATCTCTCACAGATCACGCGACGTCATTTTTTCAAAGCGGGTGGCCTCGGGCTGGGAACCGCCGCCCTGGCCTCCCTCGAGGCCAATCGACAGCCCTTGCAGGCAGCGAATCCCGAATCACAGACAATCGGCGGACTCCCCGACATCCCTCACTTCGCTCCCAAAGCGAAGCGGGCCATCTATCTGTTCATGGCGGGTTCCCCTTCACAGATCGACACGCTCGACTACAAACCGGAACTCGACAAACTTTTCGATAAAGACCTCCCCGAGTCCGTCCGGCAGGGACAGCGACTGACGACGATGACCTCGGGGCAGTCCCGCTTTCCGCTGGCTCCGTCGAAATTCAAATTCACGAAACACGACAACGGTGGCGATGGTGCCTGGGTCAGTGAACTGCTGCCTCACACCGCAGGCATCGTCAAAGATATTTCCATCGTCCGCTCGCTCTGGACGGAAGCCATCAACCACGACCCGGCAATTACCTACATCTGCACCGGCAACCAGTTGCCCGGTCGCGCCAGCCTCGGCTCCTGGCTGAGCTACGGTCTGGGTTCGATGAACGAAAACCTGCCCGCCTTCGTTGTTCTTACCTCCACCTGGTCAGGTCGGCAACAGGCTCAGGCGCTTTACAACCGTCTCTGGGGCAGCGGATTCCTGCCGAGTAAATACTCGGGTGTCTCACTGCGTTCGCAGGGCGATCCGGTGCTGTTCCTTTCCAACCCGCCAGGCGTCTCCGCCAAATTGCGCCGCCGCATGCTGGACACCCTCTCGCAGGTGAATCAGAACGAATACGAAAGTATCGGCGACCCGGAAATCCAGACCCGCATCTCACAATACGAGATGGCTTTCCGCATGCAGACGTCGGTTCCCGAACTGACCGACATCACCAAGGAAACCAAAGCCACGCTCGACATGTATGGCCCCGAGGTACATAAACCGGGCACATTCGCCTATCACTGCCTGCTCGCCCGTCGCATGGCCGAACGGGGGGTCCGCTTCTCGCAGATCTTCCACCGTGGCTGGGACCAGCACGCGAATATCGCGGGTGACCTGCCCAAACAATGTAAGGACATCGACCAGCCGGCAGCCGCTCTTGTCAAAGACCTCAAACAGCGTGGCATGCTCGATGACACCCTCGTCATCTGGGGCGGTGAATTCGGCCGTACGGTCTACTGCCAGGGGAAACTCAGTCGTGAAAACTACGGACGTGACCACCACCCCCGCTGTTTCTCCGTCTGGATGGCCGGTGGCGGCATCAAAAAAGGACAGGTCTACGGGTCGACCGACGATTTCAGTTACAACATCGTCGACAAGCCGGTCCACATCCATGATTTCAACGCGACGATCCTGCAGTGTCTGGGCATCGATCATCGCAAACTGACCTACAAATTCCAGGGTCTCGATCAGCGGCTCACCGGCGTCGAAGAACACCACCCGGTCAAAGACATCCTCGCCTGA